A portion of the Thermoanaerobaculum aquaticum genome contains these proteins:
- a CDS encoding HlyD family secretion protein, whose translation MNNKAAIFLAVSLPLLACQRSPSSGGFSASGHVEATQVRLAGKVSGTLLEVRFQEGETLNAGDVVARLDTAQLQRELEKAKAQKDAAAAELALLEAGARREEIAEAQARLKAAQAELAAAQADVARYQPLAQKGAANRKLLEDAETKALTAAQQVKALEARLQLLRAGARSEEKAAARARLAAAEAQVKVLEQVLADSVIVSPIAGTVIEKLAEPGEFLPAGTPVLVVADLANPWLEVYVDEPHLAHLRLGQTVKVKVDGRTDTFEGVVSFIAPQPEFTPKNVQTPDERAKLVFKVKVALENPGGVFKPGMPADAFFSAP comes from the coding sequence ATGAACAACAAAGCCGCTATTTTTCTCGCGGTTTCTCTCCCGCTTCTTGCTTGCCAGCGCAGCCCCAGCTCGGGCGGCTTTTCCGCCTCAGGTCACGTGGAGGCCACGCAAGTTCGCCTGGCCGGCAAGGTCTCCGGAACCCTCCTGGAGGTGCGCTTCCAGGAAGGCGAAACGCTCAACGCCGGAGACGTGGTGGCCCGGTTGGATACAGCGCAACTGCAAAGGGAACTGGAAAAAGCCAAAGCGCAAAAAGACGCCGCTGCCGCCGAGCTGGCCTTGCTGGAAGCCGGCGCCCGCCGGGAGGAAATTGCCGAGGCGCAAGCGCGGTTAAAAGCAGCCCAGGCGGAGCTAGCCGCGGCGCAAGCGGATGTGGCCCGCTATCAGCCGCTGGCGCAAAAGGGCGCCGCCAACCGCAAGCTTCTGGAGGACGCCGAAACCAAAGCCCTCACCGCTGCTCAACAGGTCAAGGCCCTGGAAGCCCGGCTGCAGCTTCTCCGGGCCGGTGCTCGAAGTGAAGAAAAAGCCGCTGCCCGCGCTCGCCTGGCTGCCGCCGAAGCGCAGGTGAAGGTTTTGGAGCAAGTGCTGGCCGACAGCGTCATCGTTTCCCCCATTGCCGGCACCGTCATCGAGAAGCTGGCCGAGCCTGGCGAGTTCCTCCCGGCCGGGACCCCCGTGCTGGTGGTAGCCGACCTCGCCAACCCGTGGCTTGAAGTGTACGTGGACGAGCCGCACTTAGCCCACCTCCGCCTCGGTCAAACCGTTAAGGTAAAAGTGGACGGCCGAACCGACACCTTTGAAGGCGTTGTCTCCTTCATTGCGCCGCAGCCGGAGTTCACACCCAAAAACGTGCAAACCCCCGACGAGCGGGCCAAACTGGTGTTCAAGGTCAAAGTGGCGCTGGAAAACCCCGGCGGCGTTTTCAAGCCCGGCATGCCCGCCGATGCGTTCTTTTCGGCGCCCTGA